Proteins from one Gibbsiella quercinecans genomic window:
- a CDS encoding LysR family transcriptional regulator has product MDRFDAMRAFARVVEAGSFTKAAQTLHMSKTTVTQLIQQLEARLRVKLLHRTTRRLSVTPEGAAYYERVIRLLADMDDAETSLSSAAITPRGRLRVDVPSPLARLVIVPALPAFHMRYPDIQFDMGVSDRVVDLIGDNVDCVLRGGEINDQSLIARHVGDLQIGAYAAPSYLERLGAPAHPRELENTDHRIVGFLSSRTGKIAPLALHCESEHIEIKSSYVLAVDDGNAYLEAGLAGLGVIALPTYMAAAHQACGALIPLFEQWRIDPMPLYLAFPPNRHVNVKLRVFIDWIIELMQQHTPNSNNK; this is encoded by the coding sequence ATGGATCGTTTCGATGCGATGCGCGCCTTTGCGCGTGTGGTGGAGGCAGGTAGCTTCACAAAGGCTGCCCAAACACTTCATATGAGCAAAACCACGGTGACGCAACTCATTCAGCAGTTGGAAGCGCGCCTGCGCGTCAAGTTGCTCCATCGCACCACCCGCAGGCTCAGCGTCACTCCCGAGGGAGCAGCCTACTACGAGCGCGTCATCCGCCTCTTGGCGGACATGGACGATGCAGAAACCAGCCTGTCCAGTGCGGCGATTACACCCAGGGGACGGCTACGGGTGGATGTGCCCAGTCCGCTGGCCCGCCTCGTCATAGTGCCGGCGCTACCGGCTTTCCACATGCGCTACCCGGACATCCAGTTCGACATGGGCGTGAGCGACCGGGTGGTGGATCTGATCGGCGACAACGTGGATTGCGTCTTGCGCGGTGGCGAAATCAACGACCAGTCCCTGATCGCACGCCATGTCGGCGATTTGCAAATCGGTGCCTACGCCGCACCGAGTTATCTGGAACGCCTTGGCGCCCCTGCGCATCCGCGAGAGCTGGAAAACACCGACCATCGCATAGTGGGATTCTTGTCCTCACGCACCGGTAAGATTGCGCCTCTGGCACTGCACTGTGAGAGTGAACATATTGAAATCAAGAGCAGCTATGTGCTTGCTGTGGATGATGGCAATGCGTACCTCGAAGCTGGGTTAGCTGGGTTAGGCGTGATTGCGCTGCCAACCTATATGGCGGCAGCACATCAGGCTTGTGGCGCCTTGATTCCGTTATTTGAACAATGGCGTATTGATCCCATGCCCCTGTACTTGGCATTTCCGCCGAACCGCCATGTCAACGTCAAACTGCGAGTTTTTATTGATTGGATCATTGAATTGATGCAGCAGCATACCCCAAATTCCAACAATAAATAA
- a CDS encoding RidA family protein yields MTTREAVFPFGRQALYERNRYSPAIKSNGFLFVSGQVGSREDGSPEHDLKAQVRLAFDNLNAVLAAAGCTFDDVVDVTLFVVDPESNLDAIWSILPEYWGEAPYPTLTGIGVTWLYGFQFEIKVIAKLP; encoded by the coding sequence ATGACAACACGTGAAGCAGTTTTTCCCTTCGGTCGGCAGGCGCTCTATGAGCGCAATCGGTATTCACCGGCCATCAAATCTAACGGCTTCTTGTTTGTTTCGGGGCAGGTTGGTAGCCGCGAGGATGGGTCGCCTGAACACGATCTAAAAGCGCAGGTCAGGCTGGCATTCGATAACCTTAATGCTGTTCTCGCGGCTGCGGGCTGCACATTCGATGATGTGGTTGATGTGACCCTCTTTGTCGTCGATCCCGAGTCGAACCTCGACGCTATCTGGAGTATCTTGCCAGAATATTGGGGGGAAGCACCTTACCCCACGTTGACCGGGATCGGCGTGACGTGGCTTTACGGATTCCAGTTTGAGATTAAGGTGATTGCTAAGCTGCCCTAA
- a CDS encoding MFS transporter, with amino-acid sequence MSKPLPAAIYVLGFTLFAMTTSEYMVAGLITSMSSDLGVSIPKVGYLITIYSLGMVFGGPLLATFLVKLSNKAALLTITGIFLVAQIVATVSATYDLLAVARFATGLSSAAFFGFALLTAAKMVPPERFGVAASIVLGGMMIATVAGLPISAILDQYYGWRVSFALIIALTAFAGIGIILIVPKFTAEVTGSIKAEFSSIINGSIWGAFVTSFFIIAATFATFSYFVPYFEKTVGFDSSYIPAILFAYGVFTVIGNFLVGRLADKSPIKVVFVGSIVLVLALFGLYTFFDNKILVLISVMVLGLTGITLTPAMSSRVFKAAPNTSLINTMHTSVICLGVVVGSWGGGYAIDQGLGYRSPALIGIFLASLAIVTLLPVLKNNRYDQPAVNPQANI; translated from the coding sequence ATGAGCAAACCACTTCCAGCGGCAATATATGTCTTAGGGTTTACCCTATTTGCCATGACCACATCGGAATACATGGTCGCAGGATTAATAACATCAATGTCCTCTGATTTAGGGGTTTCTATTCCTAAAGTTGGATATTTAATTACCATTTATTCATTAGGTATGGTTTTCGGCGGTCCATTACTCGCAACGTTTTTAGTCAAACTGAGTAATAAAGCAGCATTATTGACAATTACCGGCATATTTCTTGTCGCACAGATCGTCGCAACCGTTTCTGCAACCTATGATCTGTTAGCAGTGGCAAGGTTCGCGACCGGATTATCTTCGGCAGCTTTCTTCGGCTTTGCATTGTTGACGGCGGCAAAAATGGTTCCGCCGGAACGCTTTGGCGTTGCAGCCTCCATCGTATTGGGCGGGATGATGATAGCGACGGTTGCGGGGCTGCCAATATCGGCAATCCTTGACCAGTATTATGGTTGGAGAGTCTCCTTCGCATTGATTATTGCCCTCACCGCGTTCGCCGGAATAGGTATTATTCTAATTGTGCCTAAATTCACGGCAGAGGTTACGGGCAGTATTAAGGCTGAATTCAGCTCAATTATAAACGGCTCAATCTGGGGTGCATTTGTCACGAGCTTTTTTATTATTGCGGCGACCTTCGCGACATTCAGCTACTTCGTGCCCTATTTTGAAAAAACTGTCGGTTTCGATTCATCTTATATTCCAGCCATTCTCTTTGCTTACGGTGTATTTACGGTAATAGGTAATTTCCTGGTAGGTCGCTTAGCCGATAAATCACCGATTAAAGTGGTTTTCGTCGGTAGCATCGTGCTGGTACTTGCGCTGTTTGGACTTTACACCTTTTTTGATAATAAAATACTGGTTCTGATATCGGTCATGGTATTAGGGCTTACAGGTATTACGCTCACGCCTGCCATGTCCTCACGCGTTTTTAAAGCAGCGCCGAATACGTCACTGATTAATACCATGCATACTTCAGTGATTTGCCTTGGTGTAGTTGTCGGCTCTTGGGGCGGCGGCTATGCCATTGACCAAGGCTTGGGTTATCGCTCTCCGGCGTTGATCGGTATTTTCCTTGCCAGTTTAGCGATTGTCACCCTACTGCCTGTTTTGAAAAATAACCGTTACGATCAGCCTGCTGTTAACCCCCAGGCCAATATCTGA
- a CDS encoding LysR family transcriptional regulator: MDLNALKIFIKVGETQSFTKAAQALGLTQSGVSRAIARLELDLRVTLLNRNTHSVSLTTDGIFLYESSRSLMHEMDEVGQSLTGRTVFPEGELRITTPSAYGRLVIIPILKEILDRYPALSIDAVMTDRLVDLVEEGFDAAIRIGSVQDSRLIARTIKHLRFVTVASPEYLNSHGIPKEPAELVQHNCLAVKAQRTGRSTKWFYYIDGEQQPFDIKGNFVVDTADVLLEAALSGMGVVQIMDFAVGKYLENGKLVELLPEYSNASIPLSLIYAKSRHRSPKISTLLAAFGLAI; encoded by the coding sequence ATGGATTTGAATGCGCTTAAAATCTTTATCAAGGTAGGAGAGACGCAGAGTTTTACCAAGGCCGCACAGGCATTGGGTCTCACCCAGTCAGGGGTCTCACGTGCAATTGCCAGGCTTGAGCTCGACCTTCGCGTTACCTTGCTAAACCGTAATACCCACTCTGTAAGTCTGACTACCGACGGCATATTTTTATATGAATCCTCTCGAAGCCTGATGCATGAAATGGATGAGGTCGGACAATCGCTTACCGGAAGAACTGTATTTCCTGAAGGCGAGCTAAGAATAACCACGCCTTCTGCCTATGGCCGATTGGTCATTATTCCTATACTCAAAGAGATCCTCGACAGATATCCGGCATTATCAATTGACGCCGTCATGACCGACCGATTGGTTGATCTGGTGGAAGAAGGCTTTGACGCGGCGATAAGAATTGGCAGCGTACAGGACTCACGGCTTATCGCGAGAACCATCAAGCATTTGCGCTTTGTCACCGTTGCGTCGCCGGAATATTTAAACAGCCATGGGATCCCTAAAGAGCCTGCGGAATTGGTACAGCATAACTGCCTGGCTGTTAAAGCACAGAGAACAGGGCGTAGCACCAAGTGGTTTTATTATATCGACGGAGAACAGCAGCCTTTTGATATTAAGGGCAATTTTGTCGTTGATACGGCGGATGTGCTGTTAGAGGCGGCACTCAGCGGGATGGGTGTTGTACAAATAATGGACTTCGCAGTCGGTAAATATCTGGAGAACGGTAAGCTGGTCGAGCTACTACCCGAATACTCCAACGCTTCTATTCCGCTGTCATTAATCTATGCAAAATCGCGCCATCGTTCGCCTAAAATTAGTACATTGCTGGCGGCATTCGGGCTAGCTATTTGA
- a CDS encoding quinone oxidoreductase family protein: MKAVVYDQPGSPDVLRYTDVPDPVCPPNGVVIRVETAALERGDLINRASSPPPYPGYVLGYAAAGEVVSVGCDVHDRKVGQKVTSFDVSGSHAELRAVAASKTWLVPKGLDMAIAAALPIAYGTAHHCLFARGGLKRGEAVLIQAAAGGVGSAAVQLAHQAGATVLGTVSGVERGKHLAALGLDHAIDRRRVDVVETVMRLTEARGVDLIVDPVGTTIQDSLRMLRSEGRLVFVGNAGGPTLQVELWPALQANQSLFGVFMGTQFEKLEVHQTVSRMLAQAADGGLEVLIDRTFPLADAAQAHAYVEGNPTPGRVVLVCG; encoded by the coding sequence ATGAAAGCAGTTGTCTATGATCAACCCGGATCACCGGATGTCCTTCGTTATACGGATGTTCCCGATCCAGTCTGTCCGCCCAACGGCGTTGTCATTCGGGTAGAGACTGCCGCCCTGGAAAGAGGAGACCTGATCAACCGCGCGTCATCGCCGCCGCCTTATCCTGGCTACGTCCTCGGCTATGCGGCGGCAGGCGAGGTCGTTTCAGTGGGCTGCGATGTTCACGACCGTAAGGTTGGTCAGAAGGTCACAAGCTTCGATGTGTCGGGCTCGCATGCCGAATTGCGCGCCGTAGCCGCGAGCAAGACTTGGCTGGTACCGAAGGGCCTAGACATGGCGATCGCAGCAGCATTGCCGATCGCATATGGAACCGCGCATCACTGCCTTTTCGCGCGCGGCGGCTTGAAGCGTGGCGAAGCCGTCCTGATCCAGGCGGCGGCCGGTGGCGTGGGAAGCGCCGCCGTACAGCTCGCACATCAGGCTGGTGCAACAGTGCTCGGGACGGTATCCGGTGTGGAAAGGGGCAAACACTTAGCGGCACTTGGATTGGATCATGCAATCGACCGTCGGAGAGTTGACGTGGTGGAGACGGTCATGCGCTTGACCGAGGCCCGAGGTGTCGACCTTATTGTGGACCCGGTGGGAACAACCATACAGGACTCCCTGAGGATGTTGCGTTCGGAAGGCCGCTTGGTCTTCGTCGGCAACGCCGGTGGACCAACGCTGCAGGTTGAGCTGTGGCCCGCGCTTCAGGCGAATCAGTCGTTGTTCGGCGTATTCATGGGAACGCAGTTTGAAAAGCTCGAGGTTCACCAGACGGTTTCCCGGATGTTGGCGCAGGCAGCCGATGGGGGGCTTGAGGTGCTCATAGACCGGACCTTTCCGCTTGCCGATGCGGCACAGGCCCATGCGTATGTCGAAGGCAATCCTACGCCCGGACGTGTCGTTCTTGTCTGCGGCTGA